Proteins encoded by one window of Halobaculum sp. MBLA0147:
- a CDS encoding helix-turn-helix domain-containing protein, whose protein sequence is MNGWHTDLLGGGSLPDEQREALELAVERGYFEEPRAVSIEDLATELGVPRSTASYRLRRATAALAEGFVDGWY, encoded by the coding sequence GTGAATGGATGGCACACCGACCTCCTAGGCGGAGGGTCGCTCCCAGACGAACAACGTGAGGCACTGGAACTCGCCGTCGAGCGTGGCTACTTCGAGGAACCACGCGCCGTTTCCATCGAAGACCTCGCGACCGAACTCGGTGTTCCACGCTCGACGGCGTCGTATCGACTCCGTCGTGCGACCGCGGCGCTCGCAGAGGGTTTCGTCGACGGGTGGTACTGA
- a CDS encoding sulfurtransferase: MDTEGVTSGLSEDTGETSETPPLVSPAWVRERLDEFATSDPDLRLVEVDMNPAFYEVAHLPGAVGFDWRHDLQADRVRDIPSPSAFADLLGSHGIGPDTTIVVYGDNANWFAAHFYWVASYYGHADVRLLDGGRTYWTEHDMPTTDEVPTYPRVTYPTPTADESIRAYRREVSRALESETALVDVRMPEEYRGDLVAPPGTDEGARRGGHLPGAVNVRWSANVGPDRRFRSREELATMYADAGVGRGEDVITYCRIGERSSVTWFVLSELLGYDAVRNYDGSWAEWGNLVGAPVAVGE, encoded by the coding sequence ATGGACACTGAGGGGGTCACGAGTGGCTTGTCAGAGGACACAGGGGAGACGAGCGAGACACCGCCGCTCGTCTCTCCTGCGTGGGTTCGTGAGCGACTCGACGAGTTCGCCACCTCCGATCCGGATCTCCGGTTAGTCGAAGTGGATATGAACCCGGCGTTCTACGAGGTGGCCCACCTCCCCGGTGCCGTCGGGTTCGACTGGCGGCACGATCTCCAAGCCGACCGGGTACGCGACATCCCGTCGCCGTCGGCGTTCGCGGACCTGCTCGGGAGTCACGGGATCGGACCCGACACGACGATCGTCGTGTACGGCGACAACGCGAACTGGTTTGCAGCACACTTCTACTGGGTAGCGAGCTACTACGGGCACGCTGACGTACGGCTCCTCGATGGAGGCCGGACCTACTGGACGGAACACGATATGCCGACGACAGACGAGGTCCCGACATACCCGCGTGTCACGTACCCGACGCCGACCGCAGACGAGTCGATCCGCGCGTACCGCCGAGAGGTCTCGCGTGCACTCGAATCGGAGACGGCGCTCGTCGACGTGCGGATGCCGGAGGAGTACCGTGGCGACCTCGTCGCGCCACCTGGGACTGACGAAGGAGCACGCCGAGGTGGACACCTCCCAGGGGCAGTGAACGTCCGGTGGTCGGCGAACGTCGGTCCAGACCGACGGTTCCGCTCCCGCGAGGAACTCGCGACGATGTACGCAGACGCTGGTGTCGGTCGCGGCGAGGACGTGATCACGTACTGTCGGATCGGCGAACGCTCGTCGGTCACGTGGTTCGTGCTCTCGGAACTGCTCGGGTACGACGCGGTTCGCAACTACGACGGATCTTGGGCAGAGTGGGGGAACCTCGTCGGCGCTCCCGTCGCCGTCGGGGAGTGA
- a CDS encoding DUF5518 domain-containing protein gives MRRQIGVGAASIVMLSVVPVVGLIAPLLGGGFAGRYTDESPERGAVVGAGSGIVASILGLPLAIAASVAIAATSWTLAAAILVGTVGMALYTTGMSALGGYVGQLLTAEANESGIDSTVEQLRAEYLNDAVSETEFERRLEQALRDGDPSEAMQGDIDDVEQVETIDNRLEERP, from the coding sequence GTGCGGCGTCAGATCGGTGTTGGTGCGGCTAGCATCGTCATGCTGTCAGTCGTCCCCGTGGTTGGACTAATCGCGCCACTGCTCGGCGGTGGATTCGCCGGGCGATACACCGACGAGTCGCCCGAGCGGGGTGCGGTTGTCGGGGCGGGTTCGGGTATCGTCGCGTCGATACTTGGACTCCCACTGGCTATCGCTGCGAGTGTTGCCATCGCAGCGACATCATGGACCCTCGCTGCAGCCATACTTGTCGGAACGGTCGGTATGGCGCTATATACAACTGGGATGAGTGCACTCGGCGGGTATGTTGGACAGCTACTCACTGCAGAAGCTAACGAGTCAGGCATAGACTCCACAGTTGAACAGCTCCGTGCGGAGTATCTCAACGATGCCGTCAGCGAGACAGAATTTGAGCGACGGCTTGAACAGGCTTTGCGTGACGGTGATCCCTCAGAAGCGATGCAAGGAGATATTGATGACGTAGAGCAGGTCGAGACCATAGATAATCGTCTCGAAGAACGCCCCTGA
- a CDS encoding cbb3-type cytochrome c oxidase subunit I, with protein METQVLLGLLSAGLLLAVVTFLARVENWQSVAASGTAVSGNEETDTTVGNKPSGLLRWLTTVDHRDIGVLYGVYSVIIFGWAGGAAMVMRAELIDPEMTLISTTFYNSLLTSHGIAMLILFGTPILAAFSNYLVPMLIGADDMAFPRINAIAFWLLPPSALLVIAGFLPLEGVIPAQTAWTMYTPLSAGGGVGTQGNVGVDLMLLGLHLSGISVTMGAINFIVTIVTERNRKVTWANLDILSWTILTQSGLILFAFPLLGSAILMLLLDRNFGTEFFLGGGDPILWQHLFWFWGHPEVYILILPAMGIVSYVLPRFAGRKLFGFKFVVYSTLAIGVLSFGVWAHHMFSTGIDPRLRASFMAISLAIAVPTAVKTFNWITTLWNGKLRLTTPMLFCVGFVSNVVIGGVTGVFLASIPVDLVLHDTYYVVGHFHYFLMGGTVFAVFAGIYYWFPLYAGRWYQESLGRVHFWLTMVGVNVTFFAMVLLGYGGMPRRYASYLPQFTTLHQVATFGAVILTIGQLIWLYNIVVSWREGTRIESGDPWNLADDDLNTAEWDWFASRRQRLVADGGEDENDETVRGD; from the coding sequence ATGGAGACACAGGTGTTGCTCGGACTACTCTCGGCTGGGCTCTTGCTCGCCGTCGTCACCTTCCTCGCCAGGGTTGAGAACTGGCAGTCGGTGGCAGCGAGCGGGACAGCCGTGAGCGGCAACGAAGAGACAGACACGACGGTTGGAAACAAACCCTCTGGCCTGCTCCGGTGGCTCACGACCGTTGACCACCGGGATATCGGAGTTCTATACGGCGTGTACTCTGTAATAATCTTCGGGTGGGCCGGCGGCGCGGCAATGGTGATGCGTGCCGAGCTAATCGACCCAGAAATGACTCTCATCTCGACGACATTCTATAATTCCCTGCTGACGAGCCACGGGATCGCGATGCTGATCCTGTTCGGTACACCGATTTTAGCTGCCTTCTCAAACTACCTTGTGCCAATGCTGATCGGCGCTGATGACATGGCGTTCCCACGGATCAACGCTATCGCGTTCTGGCTGTTGCCGCCGTCGGCGTTGCTCGTGATCGCTGGGTTCCTCCCGCTAGAGGGGGTGATCCCAGCCCAGACTGCTTGGACAATGTATACACCACTGTCAGCTGGCGGTGGGGTTGGTACGCAGGGTAACGTCGGCGTGGATCTCATGCTGCTGGGGCTTCACCTTTCGGGAATTTCTGTGACGATGGGTGCGATTAACTTCATTGTCACTATTGTGACAGAGCGGAATCGCAAGGTAACGTGGGCAAACCTGGATATTCTGTCGTGGACGATCCTTACTCAGTCCGGACTGATTCTGTTCGCGTTCCCGCTTTTGGGTAGTGCAATCTTGATGCTCCTCTTAGACCGCAACTTCGGAACAGAGTTCTTCCTTGGTGGCGGCGACCCGATCCTCTGGCAACACCTCTTCTGGTTTTGGGGCCACCCGGAAGTGTACATCTTGATCCTGCCGGCGATGGGGATCGTGAGTTACGTCCTCCCGCGATTCGCTGGCCGGAAGCTGTTTGGATTCAAATTCGTCGTCTACTCCACACTCGCAATCGGCGTACTCTCGTTCGGCGTCTGGGCCCATCATATGTTCTCGACTGGGATTGATCCCCGACTCCGTGCGAGCTTTATGGCTATCTCACTTGCCATCGCAGTGCCGACAGCGGTCAAGACGTTCAACTGGATCACGACGTTGTGGAATGGAAAACTACGCCTGACCACGCCGATGCTATTCTGTGTCGGCTTCGTCTCAAATGTGGTCATTGGTGGTGTGACAGGTGTGTTCCTCGCGTCAATTCCAGTGGACCTGGTGCTGCATGACACCTACTATGTCGTCGGACACTTCCACTACTTCCTGATGGGTGGGACGGTGTTCGCTGTGTTCGCGGGCATCTACTACTGGTTCCCGTTGTACGCTGGACGATGGTATCAGGAGTCGTTAGGGAGAGTCCACTTCTGGCTGACAATGGTCGGTGTGAATGTGACCTTCTTTGCGATGGTGCTACTGGGGTACGGCGGTATGCCGCGGCGGTACGCTAGCTACCTCCCGCAGTTTACGACGCTCCATCAAGTCGCCACATTCGGTGCAGTAATCCTCACCATCGGCCAGCTCATCTGGCTGTACAATATCGTTGTCTCCTGGCGAGAGGGCACCCGTATTGAGAGTGGCGATCCATGGAACCTGGCCGACGATGATCTGAACACGGCTGAGTGGGATTGGTTTGCGTCCCGGCGACAGCGGCTCGTCGCTGACGGGGGTGAGGATGAAAACGACGAGACCGTGCGTGGTGACTGA
- a CDS encoding ABC transporter ATP-binding protein encodes MSNVTKHYQLGGRVTALDGVSLSLPEGSYTAVMGPSGSGKSTLLNLIGGLDTPDSGEVSVDGSRLDNTDEATRANVRGTEIGFVFQTFDLLPRLTARQNVALPLTFAGWGRTERHDRATTLLDDVGLDDRLDHRPPELSGGQRQRVAIARALAADPSIVLADEPTGNVDTETGDEVLSLLDEVHASGNTVLLVTHARRVAERAQQIVHVRDGTIEGIERVEDDAPVLAAADNSSGVDVDTDTNTRGSKGREQGDRATTGGGED; translated from the coding sequence ATCTCGAATGTCACGAAACATTACCAACTCGGCGGGAGAGTAACAGCCCTTGACGGTGTCTCGTTGTCATTGCCTGAAGGGTCATACACCGCGGTTATGGGGCCGAGCGGCTCCGGAAAGAGTACCTTGCTCAACCTCATCGGGGGGCTCGACACTCCCGATTCGGGCGAGGTATCCGTTGACGGGAGCCGGCTTGATAACACAGACGAGGCGACAAGAGCGAACGTACGTGGGACTGAGATTGGGTTCGTATTCCAGACGTTCGACCTCCTCCCACGGCTGACGGCACGTCAAAACGTTGCATTGCCGTTGACGTTTGCTGGCTGGGGACGCACCGAACGCCATGACCGAGCTACAACACTGCTTGACGATGTTGGGCTGGATGACCGGCTTGACCACCGTCCCCCGGAACTATCCGGCGGACAACGACAGCGTGTCGCCATCGCCCGTGCACTCGCGGCAGACCCGTCGATTGTGCTCGCCGACGAACCTACCGGCAACGTCGACACCGAAACTGGTGATGAGGTGTTGTCGTTGCTTGATGAGGTCCATGCGTCGGGGAACACAGTGTTGCTTGTCACTCATGCCCGTCGAGTAGCCGAGCGCGCACAACAGATCGTCCACGTACGTGACGGCACCATCGAAGGAATTGAGCGGGTTGAAGACGATGCACCGGTGCTGGCAGCTGCGGACAACTCAAGCGGGGTCGATGTCGATACGGACACGAACACTCGAGGCAGCAAGGGACGCGAGCAAGGTGATAGGGCGACAACAGGTGGGGGTGAAGACTAA
- a CDS encoding ABC transporter permease, whose amino-acid sequence MDFRETLRIAVRSIRAHNLRSALTMLGVVVGIGSVIVFATFGASVQAAVVSQIGQTSANSIFLTPASIEGGGQNGPPGAGIADATRPVFTERDVTELGDIDGVNTVVPQGTIRLSGVSYAGDTVAQRQAIGTTPAAFGNDDIVDGRAFESGAREVVVNEAARTAFEQNLSVGDTITLTFADGDRQNATVVGVADGTRGGLLSQFGPSGPQLYLPSDPFYQTSVEGTTDGVRVIAYPQVTVIAEPSQTGTVADAVRAYASESDAAALLPAGQTIGVQTTGEIVGQIQDILGQLTRFVTGIAVLSLVVGAIGIANITLVSVTERTREIGIMKAVGAQNRDVMQLFLTESALLGTGGAMLGIPIGLVVAWGATRFAEVGFTLALDWMVFAVVVGVAVGVGAGLYPAWRAARVDPIEALRQE is encoded by the coding sequence ATGGATTTCAGAGAGACACTCCGGATCGCCGTGCGTTCGATCCGTGCACACAACCTGCGCTCAGCACTGACGATGTTGGGTGTCGTCGTTGGGATCGGGTCGGTGATCGTTTTCGCCACCTTCGGTGCGAGTGTCCAAGCGGCGGTCGTCTCACAAATCGGCCAGACCAGCGCAAATAGTATCTTCCTCACACCGGCCAGCATTGAGGGCGGCGGCCAGAACGGCCCACCCGGAGCAGGAATCGCTGACGCGACACGGCCGGTATTCACCGAGCGTGACGTGACCGAACTGGGCGATATTGACGGTGTTAACACGGTCGTCCCGCAGGGGACTATCCGGCTCTCTGGGGTGAGTTACGCCGGTGACACAGTCGCTCAACGACAGGCGATCGGGACGACGCCAGCAGCGTTTGGCAATGATGATATCGTCGACGGACGCGCATTCGAGTCGGGTGCCAGGGAAGTAGTGGTGAACGAGGCTGCACGAACCGCATTTGAGCAGAACCTCTCGGTCGGTGACACGATCACGTTGACATTCGCAGACGGTGATCGTCAGAACGCTACCGTTGTCGGTGTCGCCGACGGTACCCGCGGTGGGCTGTTATCACAGTTTGGTCCGAGCGGACCTCAACTGTACCTCCCTTCGGATCCGTTCTACCAGACAAGCGTCGAAGGGACGACCGACGGCGTCAGAGTGATTGCTTACCCACAGGTGACAGTCATCGCGGAGCCGAGTCAGACCGGCACGGTTGCAGACGCGGTGCGGGCGTACGCGTCGGAGTCTGACGCGGCAGCACTCCTCCCAGCGGGGCAGACGATCGGTGTTCAGACAACCGGTGAAATTGTCGGCCAGATTCAGGACATCCTTGGCCAACTTACCCGGTTCGTCACTGGGATCGCTGTCCTATCACTCGTTGTTGGTGCGATTGGAATCGCCAATATCACGCTCGTCTCTGTCACCGAGCGAACACGCGAGATCGGGATTATGAAAGCTGTCGGCGCACAGAACCGCGACGTGATGCAGCTGTTTCTCACAGAATCAGCATTGCTCGGCACCGGCGGCGCGATGTTGGGGATTCCTATCGGGCTCGTTGTCGCGTGGGGTGCGACACGATTCGCTGAGGTCGGGTTCACCCTTGCCCTTGACTGGATGGTGTTTGCAGTCGTTGTCGGTGTTGCGGTCGGTGTCGGGGCGGGATTGTACCCGGCGTGGCGTGCCGCTCGGGTCGATCCGATCGAAGCACTCCGACAGGAGTGA
- a CDS encoding methyl-accepting chemotaxis protein, whose amino-acid sequence MAAPTDVQDGDNLVSRSGESDEMDWRRSFELLVSHFPEPAFIVDASGTITLWNDAASELMGVPAGKAEGMGAYELFGTEGEDETLVETVLRTGETIQEDSIRSAETPKGTTEHARALATPITAPDGSIVGGVEVLTQVTSFVEQRQEIEELQERMTDDVESSVDAFRTAAATAADQSETAAETAAAQSESIQDVQQEVATFSATVEEIASTAEAVSNQAETAEQLTTESAQSARDTAESVEDVAAQADEVAADARRLGERVDEISEVVNVIDEIADQTNMLALNANIEAARADQGGDGFAVVANEVKNLAEQSKERAEEIADIVSDVRETASTTVDRVEASNAAVSEIADEIEDVESNQAEIEAAITEVNNGLSEIANATGDQATSAEEVASMVDTVADQSDELVAAVERTATATDKQREMADEISETVVALEEEIAAVSDQIR is encoded by the coding sequence ATGGCCGCACCGACAGATGTTCAGGATGGTGACAACCTCGTGTCGAGAAGTGGCGAGTCGGATGAGATGGACTGGCGCCGGTCGTTCGAACTGCTTGTGTCACACTTTCCTGAGCCGGCATTCATCGTGGACGCGTCTGGGACAATCACGCTGTGGAACGACGCTGCGAGCGAGCTGATGGGCGTGCCTGCGGGCAAGGCTGAGGGCATGGGCGCGTACGAGTTGTTCGGCACAGAAGGCGAAGACGAGACGCTCGTTGAGACAGTACTCCGGACGGGGGAGACGATTCAGGAAGACTCTATCCGGTCAGCGGAGACACCGAAGGGAACGACAGAACACGCGCGAGCGCTGGCTACTCCGATCACAGCCCCTGACGGGTCTATCGTCGGTGGTGTGGAAGTGTTGACGCAGGTTACGTCGTTTGTGGAGCAACGGCAGGAGATTGAGGAGTTGCAAGAGCGGATGACAGACGACGTTGAGTCGTCTGTGGACGCGTTTCGAACTGCGGCCGCTACTGCGGCCGACCAGTCTGAAACCGCCGCTGAGACGGCTGCTGCGCAGTCCGAGAGCATCCAAGATGTCCAACAGGAGGTGGCAACGTTCTCAGCAACGGTCGAAGAGATTGCATCGACGGCTGAAGCCGTGTCGAATCAGGCTGAAACGGCCGAACAGTTGACCACGGAGAGCGCGCAGTCGGCACGCGACACAGCAGAGTCTGTCGAAGACGTTGCAGCACAGGCTGACGAGGTGGCCGCTGATGCTCGTCGACTCGGCGAGCGCGTCGACGAGATCAGTGAGGTGGTGAACGTGATCGACGAAATCGCCGATCAGACGAATATGCTCGCGTTGAACGCGAATATCGAAGCGGCTCGAGCGGATCAGGGTGGAGATGGCTTTGCAGTCGTCGCGAACGAAGTGAAGAACCTCGCAGAACAGAGCAAGGAGCGGGCTGAGGAGATTGCGGACATCGTCAGTGATGTCCGTGAGACTGCATCGACGACTGTCGACCGCGTCGAGGCGTCGAACGCTGCAGTGAGCGAGATTGCCGACGAAATCGAGGATGTCGAGAGCAACCAAGCGGAGATCGAGGCGGCGATCACTGAGGTGAACAATGGCCTGTCAGAAATCGCGAACGCGACCGGTGACCAAGCCACCAGTGCTGAGGAGGTCGCCAGCATGGTCGATACGGTTGCCGACCAGAGTGACGAGCTTGTCGCGGCTGTTGAGCGGACGGCCACGGCGACAGACAAACAACGGGAGATGGCGGACGAAATCAGCGAGACCGTTGTAGCACTCGAAGAGGAGATTGCGGCTGTCTCTGATCAGATCAGGTAG
- a CDS encoding methyl-accepting chemotaxis protein yields the protein MVLNVVAIATILLLYIVWQYAVTAEVGVTAVVATVAYLFLLHLGLLGIVVGGDVATELRQLTDAAEAIGNENLDVDPQSSRSDEVGQLADSLRSMRDSLREAFDKSAQARQEAETARADAEAFNNSLLTAADEIGAALSAVADGNLTQELDLDVDAEATDQIADAYTDMTEELSVTLTRLREFVVEVETTADTVAHDAGNLADDQAELAVEIRAVADEITQQAETLDTTTEEVSDVSATIEEVAATADELAEQAGQGGEKAEIGANQADAVVDAIEAIESNVDRLAELVRGLDEQMTDVGETTELIDDIAQQTDILALNANIEAARADTDGDGFAVVADEVRSLSEETQTAIDDVNAIITETQADAAAVSEEMTETRSRITDGSETITDASHTFQELAEIVTRIDASTEEIARATDDGAASTEEVTVQINEARDAVQTVAERSQTLADTADATAETMNDLESLAESLAEQTADLRERLSNFNLRETTATTHYSETREGNSATVDAGHSSAEGRALTQRSTEATGVTDK from the coding sequence GTGGTACTGAACGTGGTCGCGATTGCCACCATACTGCTCCTGTACATCGTGTGGCAGTACGCGGTCACAGCGGAGGTCGGTGTAACTGCCGTCGTCGCAACCGTCGCATATCTCTTCTTGCTTCACCTCGGACTACTCGGGATTGTTGTTGGTGGCGACGTTGCGACCGAACTGAGACAACTCACCGACGCCGCAGAAGCAATCGGCAACGAAAACCTGGATGTGGACCCACAGAGTTCCCGCTCCGACGAGGTGGGCCAACTCGCCGATTCCCTGCGGTCGATGCGAGACTCACTCCGTGAGGCGTTTGACAAGTCGGCACAGGCTCGCCAAGAGGCCGAGACAGCCCGAGCAGACGCCGAGGCATTCAATAACTCGCTCCTGACGGCTGCAGACGAGATTGGAGCGGCACTCTCAGCAGTCGCCGACGGTAACCTGACACAGGAACTCGATCTTGACGTGGACGCCGAGGCGACCGACCAGATCGCCGACGCATACACCGACATGACAGAAGAACTCTCGGTCACACTCACCCGACTCAGAGAGTTTGTCGTTGAAGTTGAAACGACCGCAGACACTGTCGCCCATGATGCCGGCAATCTCGCCGATGACCAAGCAGAACTGGCGGTCGAAATTCGGGCGGTCGCAGACGAAATTACTCAGCAGGCAGAAACTCTAGATACAACGACCGAGGAGGTCAGTGATGTCTCCGCGACCATCGAAGAGGTCGCAGCGACGGCGGACGAACTCGCAGAACAAGCTGGACAGGGCGGTGAGAAAGCAGAGATCGGTGCCAATCAGGCTGATGCTGTCGTTGACGCTATTGAAGCGATCGAATCGAATGTGGATCGGCTTGCAGAGTTAGTCCGAGGACTTGACGAGCAAATGACCGACGTTGGCGAGACGACAGAGCTCATCGATGACATCGCACAACAGACAGACATCCTCGCACTGAACGCCAACATCGAAGCGGCGCGAGCTGACACGGATGGTGATGGCTTCGCGGTCGTCGCCGACGAAGTTCGAAGTCTCTCCGAAGAGACACAGACTGCTATTGACGACGTGAACGCAATTATCACCGAGACACAAGCCGACGCGGCTGCAGTCAGTGAGGAGATGACCGAGACACGGTCACGGATCACTGACGGAAGTGAGACGATTACCGACGCGAGCCATACATTCCAAGAACTCGCTGAGATCGTCACGAGAATTGACGCCTCAACAGAGGAGATTGCTCGGGCGACAGATGACGGAGCAGCCTCCACCGAAGAAGTGACAGTTCAGATCAACGAAGCTCGTGACGCGGTGCAGACGGTCGCAGAGCGGAGCCAGACGTTGGCCGACACAGCGGACGCGACAGCCGAAACGATGAATGATCTTGAATCACTCGCCGAGAGTCTGGCCGAGCAGACTGCCGACCTCCGAGAGCGACTGTCCAACTTCAACCTTCGAGAAACGACAGCGACCACACACTATTCGGAGACACGGGAGGGCAACTCGGCTACCGTTGATGCTGGACACTCTAGCGCGGAGGGGCGTGCTTTGACACAACGCTCTACCGAAGCGACGGGGGTGACCGACAAATGA
- a CDS encoding peptide-methionine (S)-S-oxide reductase MsrA, with product MTLTPADVREYDEQAGAATETATFALGCFWGPDAEFGALDGVIKTRVGYAGGTKRDPSYHALGDQTEALQVDFDPTVVSYTELLDRAFQLHDPHNQTRTTQYQNIVFVATTSQRDALTAWLEANGLTGDGIETRIEQLSQFHLAEDYHQKHSLRGEDRLLNAFTEAGYDDEAIRESPAAAVVNAHAAGHDTNGLDLPDRQTIRFR from the coding sequence ATGACACTCACACCAGCAGACGTACGCGAGTACGACGAACAAGCGGGGGCAGCGACAGAAACGGCGACGTTCGCACTCGGTTGTTTCTGGGGACCGGACGCGGAGTTCGGGGCCTTAGACGGCGTCATCAAAACGAGAGTCGGCTACGCCGGCGGGACGAAACGCGATCCATCGTACCACGCATTGGGCGATCAGACGGAGGCGTTGCAGGTGGATTTTGACCCCACGGTTGTCTCCTACACGGAACTGCTTGACCGCGCGTTCCAGCTCCACGACCCGCACAATCAGACGCGGACGACCCAGTACCAGAACATCGTCTTCGTCGCGACGACGAGCCAACGTGACGCGCTCACTGCGTGGCTTGAGGCCAACGGGCTCACAGGCGATGGGATCGAGACACGCATTGAGCAACTCTCACAGTTCCACCTCGCAGAGGACTATCACCAGAAACATAGCCTGCGAGGCGAGGATCGACTGCTGAACGCGTTCACTGAGGCCGGGTACGACGACGAGGCGATCCGCGAGTCGCCGGCTGCCGCTGTCGTGAACGCGCACGCCGCCGGGCACGACACCAACGGGCTTGACCTCCCGGACCGACAGACGATCCGGTTCCGATAG
- a CDS encoding carboxymuconolactone decarboxylase family protein: MTRIAHVGDDEASERVETIFDAAEDQFGLIPNIARTMGHSDAVADGFIGTEGELFGSGELGHELLEKVGVAVSAANDCSYCVDAHSLSLLRNVDATEEEIEAITTGQFGELSEREATATAFAAAAADDPQTIDEDLYEDLTGEFSDTEITEIVGTAALFEGINLFADALDVDPDQ; this comes from the coding sequence GTGACACGAATTGCTCACGTCGGCGATGACGAGGCATCAGAACGAGTTGAGACGATCTTCGATGCTGCTGAAGACCAGTTTGGATTGATCCCGAATATCGCTCGGACGATGGGACACAGTGACGCCGTGGCCGACGGGTTCATTGGGACGGAAGGCGAACTATTCGGCAGTGGCGAGCTCGGACACGAACTGTTGGAGAAGGTCGGCGTCGCGGTGAGTGCGGCCAACGATTGCTCGTACTGTGTCGATGCCCACTCGCTGTCGTTGCTGCGAAATGTCGACGCGACCGAAGAGGAGATTGAGGCGATCACGACCGGCCAGTTCGGGGAGTTGTCCGAACGGGAGGCTACTGCGACGGCCTTCGCCGCTGCCGCTGCAGACGATCCACAAACGATTGATGAGGACCTGTACGAGGATCTGACTGGGGAGTTTTCCGACACTGAAATCACGGAGATTGTCGGGACTGCTGCGTTGTTCGAGGGGATCAACCTCTTCGCCGACGCACTGGATGTTGATCCCGATCAGTAG
- a CDS encoding PhiH1 repressor yields the protein MPDFVNTLLRILQSVPDTSQGIRRKLSYPHPTGAIMRNAHQTTDEMRQRAEWMVPSDDQILELLHDNQHLTPKGIEHYGGPSSGHAHDRCAVLAEYGLIERVVQGLYKLTDEGRAYLNEELDASELEPVDEAE from the coding sequence ATGCCCGACTTCGTAAATACCTTACTGAGGATTTTGCAGTCAGTACCTGATACGTCACAGGGAATAAGGAGGAAGCTCTCGTATCCTCACCCAACCGGTGCTATCATGAGGAATGCTCATCAGACAACAGATGAAATGCGCCAGCGCGCGGAGTGGATGGTGCCATCGGACGATCAGATCCTGGAACTCCTTCACGACAACCAACACCTGACTCCGAAAGGAATCGAACACTACGGTGGACCATCGTCTGGTCACGCACACGACCGCTGTGCTGTCCTGGCGGAATATGGTTTGATAGAGCGTGTTGTCCAGGGGCTGTACAAATTGACCGATGAGGGCCGCGCCTACCTCAATGAGGAGCTGGACGCGAGCGAGCTGGAGCCGGTTGACGAGGCGGAGTGA